Below is a genomic region from Pseudomonas extremaustralis.
ACCGCGACGGCGACCGCTGGCACTGGCGCAATCACCTGATGCCGATCGACCAGCACTTTATCTTCGGCGATGCCACCAGCCTGCCCTGCGCACCGCTGGAATACATCGGCCGCCAGGTGCAGGGAGATTTCGCCCTGCTCGACCAACGCGACGACGACCTGTACATGGACGCCGGCCTGGTCACCAGCCCGGCCGACTGGTCCCTGGCGTTCGACGCCGGCATGAGTTTCAAGCAGTGGCACGCACCGGTGCCCATGGCCCACCAGATGGGCGTGTTCGACCGTGCGCTGAAGTACCTGCTCAACCTGCAGGCCGGCCAGCCGGTACGGCGCCTGAATTGGACCCTGACCATCAACCCGCGCCTGGATTCGTCGCCGGAAACCTTCCACCAATGGGGCGCCGATCGCGGGCGGATCACCGCGCAGAACGTCGGCCAACAGGTGCACCTGCGGGTCGAGCTGCAAGTGATGGCGCGCCTGCCGCGCAGCAACGCGGTGATGTTCAGCATTCGTACCTACCTGATCAGCCTGAACGAACTGGTCACCCACCCCGGCTGGGGCTGCCGCCTGCACCGCGTGCTGCGCGACCTGCCCGACGCCATCGCCGACTACAAGGGCATGACCCGCTATCGACAGACCCTGGTGGAGTGGCTGAGCCAATTCGATCCACTTGCCTGACCTTCTTTTCCCGACAAGGAGCATCACATGACCCACTCCTGGCGTATTTCTGCATTGGCCGAGCGGCACCGCGCCCTCGGCTCGAACCTCGAAGACTGGAACGGCATGGGCACCGCCTGGACCTACAGCAGCCCGCTGGCCGACCACCACGAAGCGATCCGCACCCGCGCCGGCCTGATGGACGTGTCAGGCCTGAAAAAAGTCCACTACGTCGGCCCGCACGCCGAAAGCCTGTTGCAGTGGGCTACCACCCGCGACATCGCCAAGCTGTATCCGGGCAAATCGGTGTATGCGTCGATGCTCGACGAGGACGGCAAATTCGTCGATGACTGCATCGTCTACCGCACCGGGCCCAACGCGTTCATGGTGGTGCATGGCGCCGGCACCGGGCATGAAATGCTCGTGCGCTCGGCCCAGGGCCGCCAAGTAGCGGTGCTGTTCGACGACGATATGCACGACCTGTCGCTGCAAGGCCCGCTGGCGGTGGATTTTCTCGCCGAGCACGTGGCCGGCATCCGCCAGCTGCCGTACTTCCATCACCTGCAAACGCGCCTGTTCGAGCGCCCGGTGATGATCTCCCGCACCGGCTACACCGGCGAGCGCGGCTACGAGATTTTCTGCAAGGCCGCCGACGCCCCGTTCCTGTGGGACAGCATCCTCGAACAGGGCGCGAGCCTGGGGATTATCCCCTGCGCCTTCACCGCCCTGGACTGGCTGCGGGTGGAAAGCTCGCTGATGTTTTTTCCCTATGACAACTCGCAGATGTACCCCTTCGCCGACCAGAAGGCCGGCGACACCCTGTGGGAAATGGGCCTGGATTTCACGGTTTCACCCGGCAAACAAGCGTTCCGTGGCGCCGAAGAACACCTGCGCCTGCGTGGCCAGGAGCGCTTCAAGATCACCGGCGTGCTGCTCGACGGCGTGCGCCCGGCCGAGGCGGGCGACACCGTGTGGCAGGGCAATCAGCAAGTCGGGGTGATCACCTGCGGCATGTATTCGCGCCTGAGCAAACGCTCGATGGCCCTGGCGCGCATGAACGTCGCCTGTTCCGTCCCCGGCATTGCGTTGCAGGTGCGCGGCAGCCTCGAAGTCAGCGCCACCACCCACGCCCTGCCCTTCGACGACCCGGAAAAAACCAAGCGCACGGCCAAGGGCTGAGCCTTTCTTCCCTCTTACTCAGGAGCCATCGATGGACGCCTCCAGCGAACATTACATTCTCAAGATCACCTGCCCGGCCGCGTCCGGGATCGTCGCCGCGATCAGCGCCTGCCTGGCCCGCCAGCAGTGCTACATCAGCGAGCTGGCGCAATTCGACGACGAGTTCACCGGGCAATTTTTCATGCGCGCGGTGTTCCGCTTCAACAAGGGCATCGACGGCGAGATCAGCGACGTGCGCAAAGGCCTGGGCGAACTCGCCGGCGGCTTCGACATGCACTGGCAGTTGTTCAGCTCGCGCCAGCCGACCCGCGTGCTGCTGATGGTCAGCAAGTTCGACCATTGCCTCACCGACCTGCTCTACCGTCACCGCAAAGGCGAGATGGACATGACCATCACCGCCGTGGTCTCCAACCACCTGGACCTGCGGGCGATGGCCGAGCGTGAAGGCATCCGCTTCATCTACCTGCCGATCACCAAGGACACCAAGGCCAGCCAGGAAGCCGAACTGATGCGCATCGTCGAAGACACCCAGACCGACCTGGTGGTGCTCGCGCGCTACATGCAGATCCTGTCCGACGGCCTGTGCCAGCAACTCTCGGGGCGGGCGATCAACATTCACCACTCGTTCCTGCCCGGTTTCAAGGGCGCCAAGCCCTATCACCAGGCCTATGACCGTGGCGTGAAGCTGATCGGCGCCACCGCCCACTACGTCACCAGCGACCTCGATGAGGGCCCGATCATCGAGCAGGAAATCCAGCGCGTCGACCATACCCACCTGCCCGATTCCCTGGTCGCCATCGGCCGCGACACCGAAACCGTGGCGCTTTCCAAAGCCCTGAAATACCACCTGGAACACCGGGTGTTCATCAACCACGACAAGACAGTGATCTTTCGCTGAAACCCTCAGGAAGCACGCTCATGACTCTACGTGTAGCAATCATCGGCGCCGGCCCATGTGGCCTGGCCCAACTTCGCGCCTTCCAGTCGGCCCGCGACAAGGGCGCCGACATTCCCGAACTGGTGTGCTTCGAAAAGCAGCAGGACTGGGGCGGTATGTGGAACTACACCTGGCGCACCGGCCTGGACGAAAACGGCGAGCCGGTGCACGGCAGCATGTACCGCTACCTGTGGTCCAACGGCCCCAAGGAATGCCTGGAATTCGCCGACTACACCTTTGAAGAACATTTCGGTCGGCCTATCGCCTCATACCCGCCCCGCGAGGTGCTGTGGGACTACATCAAGGGCCGCGTGGAAAAGGCCGGCGTGCGCGATTACATCCGCTTCAACAATGTGGTGCGCCAGGTCACCTTCGACGAACAGACCCAACGCTTCACCGTGTATGCCCACGACTACACCCACGACACCTTGACCTGTGAAGAATTCGACTACGTGATCAACGCCTGCGGCCACTTCTCCACGCCCAAGGTTCCGTACTTCGAGGGCTTCGAGCAGTTCGCCGGCCGTATCCTGCATGCCCACGACTTTCGCGAGGCGCTGGAATTCAAGGACAAGGACCTGTTGATCGTCGGCAGCAGCTATTCGGCCGAGGACATCGGCTCGCAATGCTACAAATACGGCGCGCGCAGCATCACCAGCTGCTACCGCACCGCGCCCATGGCCTACACCTGGCCGGACAACTGGGAAGAAAAACCGCTGCTGCAGCGCCTGGAAAACAACCGCGCGTTCTTTGCCGACGGCAGCAGCAAGCACGTCGACGCGGTGATCCTGTGCACCGGCTACAAGCACCACTTTCCGTTCCTGCCGGATGAACTGTGCCTCAGGACCGACAACCGCCTGTGGCCGATGAACCTCTACAAAGGCGTGTTCTGGGAACCCAACCCGCGGCTGATCTACCTCGGCATGCAGGACCAGTGGTACTCGTTCAACATGTTCGACGCCCAGGCCTGGTATGCCCGCGATGTGATCCTCGGGCGTATCCAGTTGCCCAGCCAGGCCGAGATGATCGCCGACAGCCAGCAATGGCAGGCACGGGAACTGACCCTGGAAACCAATCAGGAGATGTTCGAGTTCCAGGGCGCCTACATCCAGCACCTGGTGGACGCCACCGACTACCCGAACTTCGACATCGCCGCCGTCAACCAGACCTTCCTGCACTGGAAGCATGACAAGGCGGAAAACATCATGGGCTATCGCGACAAGTCCTACCGCTCGCTGATGACCGGCACCCAGTCGCCACCGCACCACACCCCGTGGTTGCAGGCCCTGGACGATTCGATGGCGGCGTACCTGGGCGAGCCGGTGACGCCCATCAAGTCGGTCGGCTGAGCGGGTGGCCATGATGAATGCTCCGCGTGTTTCCCACCCGCGAGAACCCGGGCTGTTCGCCCGGGCGCCGAACCTGGAACGCTACCGCGTGGCCGCCGGCGGTGTGACCCTGGTCGACCTGCAGCCCGGCGACGGCCTGCAGGTGATCGACCTCGAAGGCCGGCAGACCTGCGAACTGCTGGCCCTCGACGCCAGCGGCCGCAGCGCCCTGGCGAGCTGGGGGCTGAGTGGCTCGAGCGCCTGCCGCGTGCCCTCGCGCATCGGCCAGGCGCTCGCGCGGCGCGGCATCGCCCCGCATGCGTTGCCCCTGGCCGCCACGCTGTGGGACGACGACAGCCCGCCCGGCCACACCCGGCAGTTTGTCGCCCATGACCGCCTGCTGGTAATCGTCGCCGCCCCGGCCGGGCCCACCGCCGTCGACCGCCAATACCGGCCCAGCGAACTGCGCCTGCTGGTGACACGGGCCAATCCGTCGGCGTTGCTGGTGCCGGCCCTGCCCGAGCCGTTGGGCGAGGTGCTGGACGAGTTCACCCTGCGCGCCGGCACGGCCCATAGCTACACCGTCGCCAAGGGCCAGTACGTGCAGGTACTGGACGTCGCCGGGCGCCAGTGCTCGGACTTCGTCGCCCTCGACCGTCGTGCCCTGGATCGCGGCGTGGAGCTGGACCTGGACCAGACCGTGACGCGCACCCTCAACGGCAGTGCCTACCCGGCGCCGGGGCTGTTTTCGAAGTTTTTCGACCGCCAGATGCAACCGATGCTGGAGGTGGTGCAGGACACCGTCGGACGCCACGACGCCTTCGCCCTGGCGTGCGCGGCGCGCTACTACGAATCCCATGGCTATTTCGGGCACGACAACTGCAGCGACAACCTCAACCGCGTACTCGCCCCCTACGGCGTGCAGGCGCGCAACGGCTGGCCGGCGATCAATTTCTTCTTCAACACCGGCATCGATGCGCACCAGCAGATGACCCTGGATGAGCCGTGGTCGCGGCCCGGCGACTATGTGCTGCTGCGGGCCATGACCGAATTGGTGTGCGGCAGTACCTCGTGCCCGGATGACATCGACCCGGCCAATGGCTGGAACCCGACCGATATCCATGTCCGTATCTACAGCGAGAAGGAGCGTTTTTCTATCGCCATGAGCACTCGAACCACGGCCGATGCCGACCCGATACTGACCCGTGAGACCGGGTTCCACTCACGCACCAGCGCCCTCACCGGCAGCTTCATCGACTACCGCAACTGGTGGCTGCCGCTGCGCTACGACGGTTATGGCGCCACCGAGGAGTACCTCGGCTGCCGCGAACGCGTGGCGGTGATGGACCTGACCGCCCTGCGCAAATTCGAGATCATCGGCCCCGACGCCGAAGCCCTGTTGCAATACTGCCTGACCCGCGACGTGCGGCGCCTGGCGGTGGGCCAAGTGGTCTACTCGGCGATGTGCCACGAGCACGGCGGCATGCTCGACGACGGCACCCTGCTGCGCCTGGGCCCGGACAACTTCCGCTGGATCTGCGGCGAAGACTACGCCGGCGTGTGGCTGCGCGAGCAGGCGCAAAAACTAGGGATGAAGGTGTGGGTCAAGTCCGCCAGCGAGCAGATTCACAACCTGGCGGTGCAAGGGCCGCGCAGCCGCGAGCTGCTTCAGCAGATGGTCTGGACGCCGCCCACCCAACCGGGCGTGGACAGCCTCGGCTGGTTCCGTTTCCTGGTCGGGCGGCTGGACAGCTTCGAGGGCTGCCCGCTGATGATTTCGCGCACCGGCTACACCGGCGAACTGGGCTTCGAGGTGTGGTGCCAGCCCGAAGACGCCGAACGGGTGTGGGACCGCATCTGGCAACTCGGCCAACCCTTGGGCCTGGTGCCCCTGGGCCTGGAAGCCCTGGACCTGCTGCGCATCGAAGCCGGGCTGATTTTTGCCGGCTACGAGTTCAGCGACCAGACCGACCCGTTCGAGGCCGGCATCGGCTTTTGCGTGCCACTCAAGAGCAAGACCGATGATTTTATCGGGCGCGATGCCCTGTTGCGGCGCAGCGCCCATCCCAGCCACAAGCTGGTCGGCCTGCAACTGAGCGGCAACGAGGCTGTGCACCATGGCGACCCGGTGTACCACGGCCGGGCCCAGGTCGGGGTCATCACCAGTGCCTGCCGCTCACCGTTACTGGCCAGCAATATCGCGCTGTGCCGGCTCGACGTGAGCTGCGCCGAGCCCGGCACCCTGCTTGAGATTGGCAAAGTCGATGGCCTGCAGAAGCGCATCAGCGCCACGGTCAGCGCAGCGATTTTCTATGACCCGGACAAGAGCCGCGTGCGTAGCTGATCGACGTCTTGCTCACTTTTGACTGCCCACACCCGCACCTGTTGGAGCTAGTCCTACGGGTACCGTTCTAACTCAGACATGGGAATACGAAGATGGAAGCGACGACGTTCGAGGCTGTACCGCAGGCTGCCAGCTCAGTGGGCAGCCTGCACCGCAAGATCGATTGGCGCGGTGCATTCTGGGTCGCCAGTGGCGTGCCCGCGCTGGTGCTGTTCTCCATCGGCGCGATTGCCGCCACGGTGGGCAAACCGGCCTGGATCGTATGGATCGTGTCGATCCTGTTCGGGTTTATCCAGGCCTTCACCTACGCCGAGATCGCCGGGCTGTTCCCGCACAAGTCCGGCGGCGCCTCGGTGTACGGTGCGGTGGCCTGGGTGCGCTACAGCAAGTTGATCGCGCCGGTGTCGGTGTGGTGCAACTGGCTGGCCTGGTCGCCGGTGCTGTCCATCGGTTCGGGGCTGGCGGCGGGGTATATCCTCACCGCGCTGTTTCCCGCCGATGCGTTGATCAACACCTGGCAACTGACCCTGCTCGACCTGGGTTGGGTCAAGACCGGCCTGTCGTTGCGCATCAACGCCACCTTCGCCATCGGCATGTTGATCCTGCTCACGGTGTTTGCCGTGCAGCATGGCGGCATCCTGCGTTCGGCGCGGCTGACCCTGGTGCTGGGCGTCACCTCGCTGATTCCGCTGTTGCTGGTGGGCGTGGTGCCGCTGTTCACCGGGGACGCGGCCCAGGCCAACTTCCTGCCGCTGTACCCCCTGGCCCATGACGCGGCCGGGCAAGTCATCGACGGCCCGTGGAATATTTCCGGCTGGTCGTTGATGGCCGGCGGGCTGTTCATGGCCGCGTGGTCCACCTACGGCTTCGAAACGGCGGTGTGCTACACCCGTGAGTTCAAGGACCCCAAGCGTGACACCTTCAAGGCGATCTTCTACGCAGGCCTGCTGTGCATCCTGGTGTTCACCCTGGTGCCCCTGGCGTTTCAAGGCAGCCTCGGACTCGGCCAACTGGTGACCCCGGCGGTGCTCGACGCCAGCGGCGCGGTGGTGACACCGGCGGTGTACAGCGGCCTGCTGTCGCCGGCGATCTACAGCGGCATGGGCGTTGGCCAGGCGATGGCCGACAGCATCGGCGGCGGCAAGGTGGTGGCCAATATCGTGCTGATCATGCTGGTGCTCGCCACATTGCTGGCGATCATGACCTCAATGTCCGGCTCGTCGCGCACCTTGTATCAGGCCTCGGTGGACGGCTGGCTGCCCAAATACCTGGGGCGCACCAACGAACACGGCGCACCCACGGCGGCGATGTGGACCGACCTGTCGTTCAACCTGCTGCTGTTGCTGATGTCGGACTATGTGTTCGTGCTGGCGGCCTCCAACGTCAGCTACATCATCTTCAACTTCCTCAACCTCAACGCCGGCTGGATCCATCGCCTCGACCGCCCCGACTGGGTACGCCCGTACAAAGCCCCCACCGTGCTGCTCGCGGCCGGCGGCGTGCTGAGCTTCGTCAACCTGGCCTGCATGGGCCTGGGTGCGGATATCTGGGGCGCGGGCACGCTGGTCACCGGCTTGCTCCTGGCGCTGCTGATCCTGCCGGTGTTCTGTTACCGCCATTACGTGCAGGACAAAGGCCGCTTCCCCGCCGCCATGCTCAGCGACCTGCATATCCAGGACGATGACGGCCAACGCCGCGCCGGCTGGCTGCCCTACGCCACGCTGATCGCCGGCGTGCTGGTGGTGTATGCCTGCCATCAACTGGTAGCCTGATTGCCCTGGGCTGCCTACCGCTGAGGGATTTATCCCTCAGCTCCCCTATTTCTCCAGACAACGGTGACGCTTTTGACCAGCACACGCCCCACCCTTGCCCGCGATATCGACGGCAAGGCCATCTCCGCCCAGGTTCTCGACGAGGTTCGCGAAGAAGTCCTGCAGCTTGCCACCCAACACATTTATCCGGCCCTGGCCGTGGTGCTGGTGGGCGACGACCCGGCCAGCGAAGTGTATGTACGCAACAAACTGCTGCGGGCCAAGGAAGTCGGGATCCGCTCCCTTGAATATCGGCTGCCGGCGGACACCAGCCAGGCGCAAGTGCTCGACCTGCTGGCCGAGTTGAACGCCGACGCGTCGGTCAACGGCGTGCTGGTGCAGTTGCCGCTGCCGGCGCACATCGACGAGGCGGCGGTGATCCATGGGATTGACCCGATCAAGGACGTGGACGGTTTCCACCGCGAGAACGTCGGCGGCCTGGTGCAAGGCCTCGAGGTCCTCACGCCGTGCACGCCGAGCGGCTGCATGCGCCTGCTGCATGAAACCTGCGGCGACTTGAGTGGCTTGCACGCGGTGGTGATCGGTCGCTCGAACATCGTCGGCAAACCGATGGCGACCCTGCTGTTGCAGGCCAACTGCTCGGTCAGCGTGGTGCACTCGCGCAGTGTCGATGCACCGGCGTTGTGCCGTTTGGCCGACATCGTCGTCGCCGCCGTGGGCCGCCCGCAGTTGATCGATGCCAGCTGGCTCAAACCTGGCGCGGTGGTGATCGACGTGGGGATCAACCGCATCAATACCGAGACCGGTACGCGGTTGGTGGGCGACGTGGACTACGCCAGCGCCCGCACCGTGGCCAGCGCGATTACGCCGGTGCCAGGGGGGGTGGGACCGATGACCATTGCCTACCTGCTGAAAAACACCCTGGTGGCCAGCCAGTTGCAACGCAGCAAGGCAAATGTGGGAGGGGGCTTGCTCCCGATGGCGGATGAACAGCCAGCTTATCTGTAGCTGACCCACCGCTATCGGGAGCAAGCCCCCTCCCACATTTTGAGCTGCGTTTACTCAGGGGGAAGATCAGTGGTTGTAGGCGCGCTCGTTGTGCTCGGCCAAGTCCAGGCCCATCTCTTCCACGGACTCATGGGCACGCAGGCCGACCAGGGCGTTGACCACTTTGAGGATGATCCAGCTGACCACGAAGCAGTACACCGTGGTCAGCAACACCCCTTTGATCTGGGCGACGACTTGGCCACCCATGGTCACGCCTTCCACCAGGCCGCCCATGGACGGTACGCAGAACACACCGGTGAGCACCGCGCCGATCATGCCGCCGATGCCGTGCAGGCCGAATACGTCGAGGCTGTCGTCGTAGCCGAAGCGACGCTTCAACACCGTTACGCTCAAGTAGCAGAACACCCCGCACAGCAGGCCGATGGCCAACGCGCCGCCGACGCCCACATAGGCGCACGCCGGGGTGATGCCCACCAGACCGGCCAACGCACCGCTGGCCAGGCCCAGGGCGCTGGGTTTGCCGACCTTGAACCACTCGGTGAACATCCAGCCGAGAATCCCCGCACAGGCGCCCAGTTGGGTGTTGAGCATGACAATCCCCGAGGTGCCGTTGAGGCCGCCGCCGGAGCCGATATTGAAGCCGAACCAGCCGACCCAGAGCATCGCCGCGCCGGCCATGGTCAGGCTCAGGTTATGGGCGGGCATCGGCGTGTTCTGGTAGCCCTTGCGCTTGCCGAGGATCAGGCACGCGGCGAGTGCGGCCACACCCGCGTTGATGTGCACGGCGGTGCCGCCGGCAAAATCGAGCACGCCCCAGTTATGCATCAAGGCCCCCGAACCGCCCCAGACCATATGCGCCACCGGGGCGTACACCAGGGTGAACCAGACGGCCATGAACAACAGCGCCGCCGAGAACTTCATGCGCTCGGCAAAGGCGCCGGCGATCAGCGCCGGGGTGATGATCGCGAAGGTCATCTGGAAGGTCACGAACACGCCTTCAGGAATATCCCCCACCAGGCTCGCGGGGGTCATGCCCGCCAGGAACGCGCGGCTCAAGCCACCGACAAAACTGTTGAAAGTCACCTGCCCTTCGACCATGCCCGTGGTGTCCACCACCATGCTGTAGCCGTAGATCACCCACAGCACGCCTACCAGACCGGCGACGCCAAAACACTGGGTGAACAGCGAGAGCATGTTTTTCGCCCGGACCAGCCCGCCGTAGAACAGCGCGAGCCCCGGCAGGCACATGAACAGCACCAGCACGGCGGCGGTGACCATCCAGGCGGTGCTGCCGGTGTTCAACGTGGGTGCATCGGCGGCCTGGGCCAAGGGTGCGAAGGCACTGGCGGCCAATAAGCCGAAGAGGGATTTGCCGAGAAGACGATTGATCATGTTCAAAGCTCCTGCAAAAGATAGGGGAGATGCTTGTAGGAGCGAGGGGGACGCCTAGTTCTTGCTCGCGAAAAACGTCCAGGCAACGCGGACATCCAGGATGACCGCGTTATCGTTAACGACCTTCGCGAGCAAGCTCGCTCCTACAGGGGTGGAACGTCGTAGCAGCCGGTAAGCCGGCTCGTAACTCAGTAACCCGAACCCGGTATCCAACTGGTCCCCGCCAACGGCACCCGGGCCATGGCGGCCGACTCCACCGTCAGCGCCACCAGGTCCTCGGGATCGAGGTTGTGCAGGTGCGACTTGCCGCACGCACGGGCCATGGTCTGGGCCTCCAGTACCATCACCCGCAGGTAGTTGGCCAAGCGCCGTCCGCCTTCCACCGGGTCCAGACGTTTCGACAGTTCCGGGTCCTGGGTGGTGATCCCGGCCGGGTCGCGGCCGTTCTGCCAGTCGTCGTAGAAACCGGCGGCCGAGCCGATCTTTTTCAGTTCCGCGTCCAGCCGTGGGTGGTTATCGCCCAGGGCAATCAGCGCCGCCGTGCCGATGGCCACCGCATCCGCACCCATCGCCATGGCCTTGGCCACATCGGCGCCGTTGCGAATCCCGCCCGACACAATCAACTGGACCTTGCGGTGCATGCCCATCTCTTGCAAAGCCTGTACCGCTTGGGGGATGGCCGACAAAATCGGGATGCCCACGTGTTCGATGAACACTTCCTGGGTCGCTGCGGTACCGCCTTGCATGCCGTCGAGCACGATCACATCGGCGCCGGCCTTGACCGCCAGCTTCACGTCGTAATACGGGCGGCTGGCGCCGATTTTCACGTAGATCGGTTTTTCCCAATCGGTGATTTCGCGCAGCTCGGCAATCTTGATCGCCAGGTCGTCCGGGCCGGTCCAGTCCGGGTGGCGGCAGGCGCTGCGCTGATCCACGCCGATCGGCAAGGTGCGCATGCCGGCCACGCGTTCGGTGACCTTCATGCCCAGCAACATGCCGCCACCGCCGGGCTTGGCGCCCTGGCCGAGGACGATCTCGATGGCGTCGGCCTTGCGCAGATCATCGGGGTTCATGCCGTAGCGCGACGGCAGGTACTGATACACCAAGTGTTGGGACTGGCCGCGCTCTTCCGGGGTCATGCCTCCGTCACCGGTGGTGGTGCTGGTGCCGGCGATGGTCGCGCCACGGCCCAGGGCTTCCTTGGCGTTGGCCGATAACGCACCGAAACTCATGCCGGCGATGGTCACCGGGATCTTCAAGTGGATCGGCTTCTTGGCGAAGCGGTTGCCGAGGATTACGTCGGTGCCGCACTTCTCCCGATAGCCTTCCAACGGGTAACGCGACACGCTGGCGCCGAGCAGCAGTAAGTCATCGAAGTGCGGCAGCTTGCGCTTGGTGCCGCCGCCGCGAATGTCGTAGATGCCGGTTTCGGCGGCACGCTGGATTTCCTGGATGGTCAGGCGGTCGAAGGTGGCGGACTCGCGCAACACTGGAGGGGTTTTTTCACTCATGTTGTAGCTCCTGGTTCAGTACGCGGACGCGTTATCGACTTTGAAGTTGTACAGCTGGCGGGCCGAGCCGTAGCGTTTGAAATCCGCCGCCTGGTGAGCGAAACCGGCGCGATCGAGCAGCTCTTGCAGCTCTTGCAGGTGTTCGCTGCGCATCTCTTTTTCGATGCAATCGGAGCCCAGGGACTCCACCTTGCCCTTCACGTAGATGTGGGTTTCGTACAGCGAATCCCCCAGCGCATCGCCGGCATCGCCGCAGACGACCAAACGCCCGGCCTGGCCCATGAAGCAGCTCATGTGGCCGATGCTGCCGCCGACCACGATGTCGATGCCTTTCATGGAAATCCCGCAACGCGCACCGGCGTCGCCTTCGATCACCAGCAGACCGCCATGGGCCGTGGCCCCCGCCGCCTGGGATGCGCTGCCTTTGACGCGCACCGAACCGGACATCATGTTCTCGGCGCAGCCCACGCCGACGTTGCCGTGCACGGTGATCGACGCCTGTTGGTTCATGCCCGCGCAGTAGTAGCCGGCGTGGCCCTCGATATCGATGGACACCGCCTGATTCACCCCCACCGCAAGGTTGTGCTTGCCGTTGGAGTGGGTGACGCGCCACTCGTCGTCGATGGCCTGGGCGTGCAGCGCCTGGTTAAGGTCACGCACGGTGGCGGTGGAAAGGTCGATGGTTTTCATGTGTGCGCTCCTTAAGCTGACTGGCGTTCCCAGATGTACAAAGTGGCCGGTGCCGGCTCCCAGATCCGTGCGTTCTCGATGCCCGGCAGGCTCGACAGCGCCTGATACTCGGAGGCCATGGCGACGTAGTCGTCGGTCTCGGCGAGGATCGCCGGCTTGCACGCGATCGGGTCGCGGATCACCGCAAAACCGTTGCGCGTGCCGATGGCGAAGGTGAAGAAGCCGTCGAGGTCTTCCAGGGCGTGGTCCAGGGCGTCCTTGAGCGAATCGCCCTGTTGCAGGCGCCAGGTCAGGTAGCCGGCGGCGACTTCGGTGTC
It encodes:
- a CDS encoding APC family permease; the protein is MEATTFEAVPQAASSVGSLHRKIDWRGAFWVASGVPALVLFSIGAIAATVGKPAWIVWIVSILFGFIQAFTYAEIAGLFPHKSGGASVYGAVAWVRYSKLIAPVSVWCNWLAWSPVLSIGSGLAAGYILTALFPADALINTWQLTLLDLGWVKTGLSLRINATFAIGMLILLTVFAVQHGGILRSARLTLVLGVTSLIPLLLVGVVPLFTGDAAQANFLPLYPLAHDAAGQVIDGPWNISGWSLMAGGLFMAAWSTYGFETAVCYTREFKDPKRDTFKAIFYAGLLCILVFTLVPLAFQGSLGLGQLVTPAVLDASGAVVTPAVYSGLLSPAIYSGMGVGQAMADSIGGGKVVANIVLIMLVLATLLAIMTSMSGSSRTLYQASVDGWLPKYLGRTNEHGAPTAAMWTDLSFNLLLLLMSDYVFVLAASNVSYIIFNFLNLNAGWIHRLDRPDWVRPYKAPTVLLAAGGVLSFVNLACMGLGADIWGAGTLVTGLLLALLILPVFCYRHYVQDKGRFPAAMLSDLHIQDDDGQRRAGWLPYATLIAGVLVVYACHQLVA
- a CDS encoding FMN-binding glutamate synthase family protein → MSEKTPPVLRESATFDRLTIQEIQRAAETGIYDIRGGGTKRKLPHFDDLLLLGASVSRYPLEGYREKCGTDVILGNRFAKKPIHLKIPVTIAGMSFGALSANAKEALGRGATIAGTSTTTGDGGMTPEERGQSQHLVYQYLPSRYGMNPDDLRKADAIEIVLGQGAKPGGGGMLLGMKVTERVAGMRTLPIGVDQRSACRHPDWTGPDDLAIKIAELREITDWEKPIYVKIGASRPYYDVKLAVKAGADVIVLDGMQGGTAATQEVFIEHVGIPILSAIPQAVQALQEMGMHRKVQLIVSGGIRNGADVAKAMAMGADAVAIGTAALIALGDNHPRLDAELKKIGSAAGFYDDWQNGRDPAGITTQDPELSKRLDPVEGGRRLANYLRVMVLEAQTMARACGKSHLHNLDPEDLVALTVESAAMARVPLAGTSWIPGSGY
- a CDS encoding GltB/FmdC/FwdC-like GXGXG domain-containing protein, coding for MKTIDLSTATVRDLNQALHAQAIDDEWRVTHSNGKHNLAVGVNQAVSIDIEGHAGYYCAGMNQQASITVHGNVGVGCAENMMSGSVRVKGSASQAAGATAHGGLLVIEGDAGARCGISMKGIDIVVGGSIGHMSCFMGQAGRLVVCGDAGDALGDSLYETHIYVKGKVESLGSDCIEKEMRSEHLQELQELLDRAGFAHQAADFKRYGSARQLYNFKVDNASAY
- the folD gene encoding bifunctional methylenetetrahydrofolate dehydrogenase/methenyltetrahydrofolate cyclohydrolase FolD, with the translated sequence MTLLTSTRPTLARDIDGKAISAQVLDEVREEVLQLATQHIYPALAVVLVGDDPASEVYVRNKLLRAKEVGIRSLEYRLPADTSQAQVLDLLAELNADASVNGVLVQLPLPAHIDEAAVIHGIDPIKDVDGFHRENVGGLVQGLEVLTPCTPSGCMRLLHETCGDLSGLHAVVIGRSNIVGKPMATLLLQANCSVSVVHSRSVDAPALCRLADIVVAAVGRPQLIDASWLKPGAVVIDVGINRINTETGTRLVGDVDYASARTVASAITPVPGGVGPMTIAYLLKNTLVASQLQRSKANVGGGLLPMADEQPAYL
- a CDS encoding ammonium transporter — protein: MINRLLGKSLFGLLAASAFAPLAQAADAPTLNTGSTAWMVTAAVLVLFMCLPGLALFYGGLVRAKNMLSLFTQCFGVAGLVGVLWVIYGYSMVVDTTGMVEGQVTFNSFVGGLSRAFLAGMTPASLVGDIPEGVFVTFQMTFAIITPALIAGAFAERMKFSAALLFMAVWFTLVYAPVAHMVWGGSGALMHNWGVLDFAGGTAVHINAGVAALAACLILGKRKGYQNTPMPAHNLSLTMAGAAMLWVGWFGFNIGSGGGLNGTSGIVMLNTQLGACAGILGWMFTEWFKVGKPSALGLASGALAGLVGITPACAYVGVGGALAIGLLCGVFCYLSVTVLKRRFGYDDSLDVFGLHGIGGMIGAVLTGVFCVPSMGGLVEGVTMGGQVVAQIKGVLLTTVYCFVVSWIILKVVNALVGLRAHESVEEMGLDLAEHNERAYNH